The following nucleotide sequence is from Halapricum desulfuricans.
GGACGGACGCGGGGTGCCGTCTCGACGACGCCGAGGGTATCTCCGTCAACCCGGCGGTGCATCGACTTCTCGCACGCGATGAACTGGACGTCTCCGTCCGATAGCTCGGCGATTTCATCGGCGTAGCCGGAGTCTGAGCGACCCAGTATCTCGCGTGAAAATCAGCCCCTCAATACTATACCCCACATTCCCCGTAGCTGGCATATGGTTGAGACGACAGGGATCTCGGTGCTTCACGTCGACGATGATCCCGCCTTCGCGGATCTGACGGCTGATATGCTCCCGGAACAAGCGGGCGAGCTTACCGTCCAGACGGCCACGAGTGCCAGCGAGGGGCTTGGTCTTCTCGCCACGACTGATTTCGACTGTATCGTGAGCGACTACCAGATGCCCGGACAGAACGGCATTGAGTTCCTCGAAACGGTACGCGAGGAGTACCCCGACCTGCCGTTCATTCTGTATACCGGAAGAGGGAATGAAGAAGTCGCAAGCGACGCGATATCTGCCGGCGTCACAGACTATATGCAAAAAGCGTCCGGGACGAGCCAGTATACCGTCCTCGCCAACCGAATTCGCAACGCTGTCGGGAAACATCGTCAACAGGAACGTGCCCGGGCGACCCGTGACCGGTTGCGACAGATTATCGATATGCTTCCACAGCTCGTCTTCGCGAAAAACGAGGCCGGCGAATATCTGCTAGCGAACGAGGCGACCGCCAACGCCTACGGAACCACCGTTGGCGACCTCGAGGGAGCCACAGATGCTGACTTCGCAAACTCCCAAGAGGAAGTCGAGCAGTTCCGCGCCGACGATCAGGCCGTCATCGAATCCGGCGAACCCAGACATATACCTGAGGAGTCACTGACGACCGCAGACGGTGACACACGGCTTCTGGAGACGACAAAGATTCCCTACGACCCGGTGGAGACGGACGACGACGCCGTACTCGGCGTCTCACGGGACATTACCGAGCGCAAGGAGCAAAAAAAAAAAAAAATATGCTCCAGCGGTACCAATATGCGTATGAATCGGCCCTCAGCGCAATCGCAATAGCGGATCTTGATGGCGAATTGACGGACGTGAACCCTACGTTCCTCGATATGTGGGGATACGACGACGAGGACGATGTGATCGGACGCTCAGCGATAGACATGTGGAAGGATCCTGAGCAAGCAAAGGCTGTGCTGGAGACGGTCAAGCAACGGGGACGGTGGGAAGGCGAACTCGAAGCTGTCCGGGCGGACGGGTCAACGTTTTACGCCAGAGGGGCGGCAAGTCACCTCACAGACAGCGACGGCAACTCGGTCGGAGTGATGTCGTCCTTTTTCGACATTACCGAACGCAAAGAACGGGAGCGCGAAATTCAGAAACTCACAGAGCGACTTGACCTCGCTGTCGGGGGTGCCAATCTGGGCATTTGGGACTGGGACATGACTGCAGACGAGGTGGAGTTCAACGAGCAGTGGGCCGGAATGCTCGGCTACTCTCTCGACGAGATCGAGCCGTGTCTTGAGGCATGGGAAACACGCGTCCATCCTAGGGATATCGATGGGGTCAAAGCAGCACTCAGGGCCCACTTAGCGGGGGAAACCGACCACTACGAAACCGAACACCGAATGGAGACTGCTACCGGCGAGTGGAAATGG
It contains:
- a CDS encoding response regulator, translated to MVETTGISVLHVDDDPAFADLTADMLPEQAGELTVQTATSASEGLGLLATTDFDCIVSDYQMPGQNGIEFLETVREEYPDLPFILYTGRGNEEVASDAISAGVTDYMQKASGTSQYTVLANRIRNAVGKHRQQERARATRDRLRQIIDMLPQLVFAKNEAGEYLLANEATANAYGTTVGDLEGATDADFANSQEEVEQFRADDQAVIESGEPRHIPEESLTTADGDTRLLETTKIPYDPVETDDDAVLGVSRDITERKEQKKKKICSSGTNMRMNRPSAQSQ